The proteins below are encoded in one region of Apium graveolens cultivar Ventura unplaced genomic scaffold, ASM990537v1 ctg8127, whole genome shotgun sequence:
- the LOC141704682 gene encoding uncharacterized protein LOC141704682 yields the protein MVLYLAVSEYSISAVLVREEDEQQSPVYYVSKWLYDAETCYTSMEKLVYALMFASRKLQPYFQAHRIEVRTAYPLRQVLHKPESSGRMLKWAVELGQFDLEYVPQTAIKGQALADFLLEFDSEVDDKALVTLRPTHMEESVEEFPHPWWVLHVDGAVNNGGAGIVLVSPEGHHLMSAIYFKFYTMNNDTEYEALINGLKIALEMGVRNLIARSDSELVVNQLNGGFQARGPRA from the coding sequence ATGGTACTGTACCTCGCAGTGTCTGAATATTCAATCAGTGCGGTTCTGGTGAGAGAGGAAGATGAACAACAGTCACCAGTGTACTACGTGAGCAAGTGGTTGTATGACGCTGAAACTTGCTACACAAGCATGGAGAAATTGGTTTACGCCCTGATGTTTGCATCAAGAAAATTGCAGCCGTATTTCCAAGCCCATAGAATTGAAGTCCGTACAGCATACCCGCTACGGCAGGTCCTTCATAAACCAGAGTCATCAGGAAGAATGCTAAAGTGGgctgtggagttgggacagtttgatttggaatatgtGCCCCAGACAGCGATTAAAGGGCAAGCCTTAGCTgatttcttgttggaatttgattctgaagttgatGACAAAGCTTTAGTGACACTGCGTCCTACTCATATGGAGGAGTCTGTGGAGGAGTTTCCACATCCCTGGTGGGTTTTGCATGTGGATGGGGCAGTTAACAATGGAGGTGCAGGTATAGTACTTGTGTCTCCCGAAGGCCATCATCTGATGAGCGCAATTTATTTCAAGTTTTATACAATGAATAATGATACGGAGTATGAAGCGTTGATTAATGGCCTGAAGATTGCTTTGGAAATGGGGGTGCGAAACCTAATTGCAAGAAGTGACTCAGAGCTGGTGGTGAATCAGTTGAACGGGGGATTTCAAGCGCGAGGCCCGCGAGCATAA